One window from the genome of Haloprofundus halobius encodes:
- a CDS encoding right-handed parallel beta-helix repeat-containing protein — MGAVGAGVRLSAGVGAAASTDRSELFEEYDHVYDVVEAGADNTGNQPINDVLERLRGDSTLLLFPPGRYRMDRQFRFSDFEKFGVVGDDATLVPANYHEFDGPKYRLFRLGVHYAPGEDIRFEGFEVDFTAADTGIRVIDALASKRLLVRDVDVVGEHDSGTWGPGRFCVTDEDGTGLVERFRAPDGGAWVDETPNDGNLWKGPSGIISNTYNSGELTFRDCELGAFPDNGLYASGGSGKIVVDGGVYKNSDTANIRLGGTESEVRNATVVVDDNRPQDVNQRGIRLENGEDLTVRDTDIRIRSVNGHALTVMNTCESTWIQDVRISMAGDKVKHGIVVSPEAGETTIYRTAIEMDTPGGYGIKLTDTDRTARVNCENVKITGDVGDEGARSGIFCARDNSRFSSVTVDQTETGHRRAIENVGDDVKLYGGEYLASERPICNYGNGFRVESIYAESEEDYYALYLYEPSRDAYVKQSSLIGGIYDKSEDDLRAWGNES, encoded by the coding sequence GTGGGAGCCGTCGGCGCCGGCGTCCGGTTGAGTGCCGGCGTCGGTGCGGCGGCCTCCACCGACAGGAGCGAACTCTTCGAGGAGTACGACCACGTGTACGACGTCGTGGAGGCCGGCGCAGACAACACGGGCAACCAGCCGATAAACGACGTACTGGAACGACTCCGCGGCGACAGTACGCTCTTGCTGTTCCCGCCGGGACGGTATCGGATGGACCGACAGTTCCGCTTTTCGGACTTCGAGAAGTTCGGCGTCGTCGGTGACGACGCGACGCTCGTCCCGGCGAACTACCACGAGTTCGACGGTCCGAAGTACCGTCTGTTCCGACTCGGCGTCCACTACGCGCCGGGCGAAGACATTCGATTCGAGGGGTTCGAGGTCGACTTCACGGCCGCCGATACCGGCATCCGCGTCATCGACGCGCTGGCGTCGAAGCGCCTGCTCGTGCGCGACGTCGACGTCGTCGGCGAGCACGATAGCGGCACGTGGGGGCCGGGTCGCTTCTGCGTCACCGACGAGGACGGCACGGGCCTCGTCGAGCGGTTCCGCGCGCCCGACGGCGGCGCGTGGGTCGACGAGACGCCTAACGACGGCAACCTCTGGAAGGGACCGAGCGGTATCATCTCGAACACCTACAACAGCGGCGAGTTGACGTTCAGAGACTGCGAGCTCGGCGCGTTCCCCGACAACGGTCTGTACGCCTCAGGTGGGTCCGGCAAGATCGTCGTCGACGGCGGTGTGTACAAGAACAGCGACACCGCCAACATCCGCCTCGGCGGCACCGAAAGCGAGGTTCGGAACGCGACCGTCGTCGTCGACGACAACCGCCCGCAGGACGTCAACCAGCGCGGTATCCGTCTCGAAAACGGCGAAGACCTCACGGTTCGCGACACCGACATCCGCATCCGGTCGGTCAACGGCCACGCGCTGACGGTGATGAACACCTGCGAATCGACGTGGATACAGGACGTCCGAATCTCGATGGCCGGCGACAAGGTCAAGCACGGCATCGTCGTCTCGCCGGAGGCCGGCGAAACGACCATCTACCGCACCGCCATCGAGATGGACACGCCCGGCGGTTACGGCATCAAACTCACCGACACCGACCGGACGGCGCGGGTGAACTGCGAGAACGTGAAGATAACCGGCGACGTGGGCGACGAGGGTGCGCGGTCCGGCATCTTCTGCGCACGGGACAACTCGCGGTTCTCGAGTGTGACCGTCGACCAGACGGAAACCGGCCATCGCCGAGCCATCGAGAACGTCGGCGACGACGTCAAACTCTACGGCGGGGAGTATCTCGCGAGCGAACGCCCCATCTGTAACTACGGAAACGGTTTCCGCGTCGAGAGTATCTACGCGGAGTCCGAGGAGGATTACTACGCGCTGTACCTGTACGAACCGAGTCGAGACGCCTACGTCAAGCAGAGTTCGCTCATCGGCGGCATCTACGACAAGAGCGAGGACGACCTGCGCGCGTGGGGCAACGAGTCCTGA